The genomic stretch ATCTTCCACTatgagccgaagaagcttcttggatgagaagcgaaaggtcttcgaaacaaaaaaggaagtccagttgtctcctgaaaaaaagcacctttggggctacaattaaggaaaaaatttcctgacagaacaattcatgccactagaagttgtgggtgctccaatactggaggttttcaagaagagattgaaccacTCTTTATCCGaaacggtagagggtttcctgcctcgagcagggggttggactagaagacctctaaagtctcttccaactcttgttattctggtcAGATGTGGAGACTCataacctggatggctgagaatctctacagaatttTTCTGTGGAAAGAACTTTTCTGATTCTCAAAGGGTCCTGGGAGTCGCCGGTGGGAGGTGAGCCGTGTTAAACTTACTTCCACATTATCCCACCCAGGCCTGGCACTGTGGCCCTGCGAGAAATCCGGCGGTATCAAAAATCCACAGAGTTGCTGATCCGGAAGCTGCCCTTCCAGCGCCTGGTCCGTGAAATTGCTCAGGATTTCAAGACGGACTTGCGGTTCCAGAGTGCCGCCATCGGGGCTTTGCAGGTCAGTGGCTGTCCTCAAAATCTCCCCCTTCCTGTTTTAAGGTGTAGTTAGACAGCTATTCCACTGACAGCCAAGCCTATCTCAAAAGTGTTGTCCCCAAAGCTCTTGTCTGCTCTAGGACTGTACCCCCTAATACTGCTAGTGCTAAATCTTCTGGcagaggggtctccaactttggccactttgcgacttgtggacttcagttgaacgccacaagtcgtaaagtggccaaggttagaGACCGTTGTTCTGGCACATAAGCTTCTGCTATTTAGTCTGCTTTGTTCGGTAATGAGAGGGCTCTGGATTTCTGCAGAGATTCTCCTTTTTGTGCCAGGCTAAGACTGGTGAAATCCAGAGCCTGGAAAGCTGTCTTTTGAATAAATTGATAAGGCGTACGTGTGTGGGGAGGACACGACGGGACGGGGATGACACACTCTGAAATATCCTCTTCCAAGCACAGGGtagatttaaatcaactcgatttaaaccataatttttaaagagcaactgtcatctctgtcccgcagtggCCCTTCCTCTGACCCATTGTTGCCTCACCgccagtcccaatattgcagaatatactaTTCTGCTACATAACGAAGCTCCGTTTCATGCTGAAATAAACTAAATTATGCATGTATCTTCaacagaaaactatctttagaaaACATGTTACTTAACtatccaaaatatattttattaaatatatatttgatttttaaaaatccaatttaaaaaagtccaatttaaattttaacattttattgattttttttttaattatcaatttttatccaccctgtccaaagatctccccccccctttttttttgacattggCGTTATCGAGAGAGCGACAGTTGCCCAAATAGAATAGACATGGATGAGTGGTATAAAGAAATTTGGAGTATGGATGGTgacctgggaggggaggaagggggagcaaGGAAAAGTCAGAAGGTTATGGCAAAGTGGAATGTATCATCCCATCCCGACTTCGATTGTGTAACGATCAGTCCCTTTTTTCTAATTGTTCCTTTCTGTATCCCTTAGGAAGCCAGCGAGGCCTACCTCGTGGGCCTGTTTGAGGATACCAACTTGTGTGCCATCCATGCCAAGCGGGTCACTATAATGCCAAAAGACATACAGCTGGCCCGCCGCATCCGGGGTGAACGTGCTTAAGTTCCCGCTCCCCTTCCAACACTTAAACCCCCTTTTCTTGGCAGCCCTACCCTGCTTGTGTATTAGAATACACTCCAggttttccttctccccctcccctctctttctctctctctctctctctcttgccctctcccccccaaccccccaaatATTCCTGTTTGTAGTAGCTAGGACATGTGAAGAAATGTTAGATAATCTATCATAGTAGCTCTCCAAGGTTCAGGAGGTCTGATTGCTGTTCATCAtgtacaagcaaaaaaaaaaaaaaatccagaaagaaaTCAAAACCTTTGAAATCTGCAAGACGTCTGGATAATGTtcttttgtaaaacttttttgtttgtttccagaattgcaaaaaaaaatacagaagaaaaaaaaaagaaaaaaaaatccgaaCCCAACAAAGGGGGGACACTTTTGAAACGATCCGGTTTTATATacgaaactttaaaaaaaaatatatagggaGTAGGCGTTTCAAGCGatataaagagggttttttttttttttggtcttgagTTTGTAGAAAGTGTTTTTGCAAAACACTATACACACTTTTTGTTTTACCGTGtggagtttttgttttttcccttctttgtATTTAGACAAGGAgtgctttcttttaatttttttcctcttttccatttGTCTTGTGTCTGTGACTCTTAACCTTTGTATCAATAGGGAACCACCTTGAAGACAGTaaggaaacaaaataaatgttGAATGAAAACAATCTGGCTCCTTTTTCCTTTCGCCTTAATGGAATATTTTTTCTCTGTTTGGGTTTGTGAAGCTCTTCCACCAAACGTGCCAGAGTAGGAAAGAAACAATAACGGGACAACAGAAGAGATGGACGTTcggaataacaagagttggaagggaccttgtaggttatctagtccaacccctgtccaagcaggaagTCCCTGCATCATttctgacagtccagtctcttcttgaaagcctccagtgatgaagttcccacaaattctgatggcaacttctgttccatgggtcgattcttctcactgtcaggaaattcctccttatttccagattgaatctcttggatcagtttccatccattcttctttttctggccttcaggtgttttggaaaataacttgtttattgtttgtttattggatttattaacttgccccccctcctctttatggcagcccctcaaatattggaaggctgctctcacatctcccctggtccttctcttcactagaccagccatgcccagttcctgcagccgttcatcgtatgttttaccctccagtcccctcatcatcctggttgctcttctctgcactttttccagagtctcaacatctttttttatagtgtctaaaactggatgcaacatTCTCGATGCAGTCTTACTAagtctttatagagtggtattagtcccttgatcttgattgaatctctctgttaatgcaatttaggattgcattggcattTTTGGCTGTCACCTCAAACTGTTGAGTCATATTTGCGTCATTCATAAAACAATCTTGAGTAGAAACTTTTGATAGCTTGTGCAGCAATCCTGTATATGTTATCTTTATCCCCAAGCAGAAAAATAAGAGCACCACACAGATTTCTTTCCCCCTTAAGGAATAAGATactgagtcacaaggcagcccaCACTGACAAGTTGTGGCTTGCGCATTGAGTACCAAAGAAACAATGAGTACAAAACGTACACGTCAAAATGTACCGAATTCGATGAGTTTCAGCGCAatttgagtaccaaggtaccactgtaaagTTGCAACGTTGTGTGAAAAGTCCCAGCACTGAACTTCCTGTAAAATACCTTCTGATCAGCAGAGGGCAGTAGAGTCTCATTCAAAAACTACCAAGGAAGAATTCATGGAGAAAGGAGATTTTTATACACTGAAGTGCCACAAACTCACAATACGTGGCAAGCCTGTGGTTTTCAGAATcggaataaagctggaagggaccacggGGGGCTTCTAGCCCACCcccctctcaagcaggagaccccatacagTCTCAGACAAGCAACTATGGAGTtccttcttaaacacctccagtgatggagcagccaggatttctgaaggcaagcccttccactggttaattgtcctgttCGGTTTGTGTGTCATCTTTAGCTCTTAACATGGTTTGTTTGATTTCAACTTACCTAGTGTAATAGTGGCTGCTGTAtatatttctttctcctcttgATTTTgtttggagtggaatggaattgagcagagcagagtagaatagagttggaagggagcttggaggtcttctaggccaaacccctgctcaggcaagaaaccctctaccagccgaggtggcgcagtggttaaatgcagcactgcaggctacttcagctgactgcagttcagcagttcggctgttcaaatctcaccggctcagggttgactcagccttccatccttccgaggtgggtaaaatgaggacccggattgttgttgggggcaatatgctgactctgtcaaccgcttagagagggctgaaagccctatgaagcggtatataagtctaactgctattgctattccagacAGATGGTTGAACGATCTCTTCTTAAATGCTTCCAGTATTGGAGAATtcacagtttctggaggcaagttgttcctctggttaattgttttaactcaggaaattcctcctcagttctaagttgcttctctccttgattagtttccacccattgcttcttttcctgccctcaggtgccttggagaatagtttgactccctcttctttggggcaacccctgagatattggaacactgctatcatgtctcccctagtccttcttttcattaaactagccatgcccagttcctgcaaccgttcttcatatgttttagcctccagccctccaatcatccttgttgctcttctctgcactctttccagagtctccacaacttttttacattgtggaatCTCAAGAGTTTAATAGAATCTCCCATATGCTGTTAATTTatagttaaaatatatattttaatatgattAGGAGCTGGTTGGGTGGGGGAAGCTGTAAATGCCCTTGAATTCACCAAAAGAGCTCAGGATATCCGAACAAGAAGCCAAGGAAGGGCAAATGACCCAAggattcagtcctcaacttacgaccgttGGTTTAGTGTCCGTTCGAAATTACAACATCACTGCAAAAAGTAATTTGTGGTCGGGCTTTTCACACTTGGGACCTTCGAAGCTTTGCATGATCAAAAATTCGGGCACCCAGTtatatttaggacagttgcagtTTTCCTAGGGTCAagtgatcgccatttgcaaccttcttcgcagctggcttccgacaagccgGATTTGCTCagtgactgcatgattcacttaacaacggcaagcGATTCACTTGGCAAGGGCGGCAAAAAGTTTGTAAAACGGGGCAGAGCTCAACAAAGGCCTTTCTTAGCAAGGGAAATTTTGggcgtaagtcgaggagtacctgtacgtGGTCCAATCTGTTCctgtttcccccttccccctgcccctccctccgACCACTCTGTCCTGGAACCGCACAGGCAGCCTGTGTCTCCTTCCTCGGAACATTTCTGATGGTATTAAC from Thamnophis elegans isolate rThaEle1 chromosome 12, rThaEle1.pri, whole genome shotgun sequence encodes the following:
- the LOC116515976 gene encoding histone H3.3A, whose amino-acid sequence is MARTKQTARKSTGGKAPRKQLATKAARKSAPSTGGVKKPHRYRPGTVALREIRRYQKSTELLIRKLPFQRLVREIAQDFKTDLRFQSAAIGALQEASEAYLVGLFEDTNLCAIHAKRVTIMPKDIQLARRIRGERA